A window from Deinococcus malanensis encodes these proteins:
- the bshB1 gene encoding bacillithiol biosynthesis deacetylase BshB1 translates to MSFETVYGTAGPLEWLCLAPHPDDAEIGAGGTLIRLSRAGHAVGILELSRGEGGTLGSATVRMAECVAAAQVMGLSWRGQLGLPDGGLLDSPAEARALAEVLRAVRPRVLVVPHHRDRHPDHFGAYHLAKRAVHLAGLRKADVAGAPHRVGRVLLYQGNADIQASVLIDVEEVLPVWEEAIRAHKSQFSGQVISETVTPEVIERRRARLMYWGTLARVRYAEAFESDDALLVDPTTL, encoded by the coding sequence ATGAGTTTTGAGACGGTGTACGGCACGGCAGGTCCGCTGGAGTGGTTATGTCTCGCGCCGCATCCGGACGACGCAGAGATCGGAGCAGGCGGCACCCTGATCCGCCTGAGCCGTGCCGGACACGCGGTAGGCATTCTAGAGCTTTCCAGGGGTGAGGGCGGCACCCTGGGCTCGGCAACAGTTCGTATGGCCGAATGCGTGGCTGCCGCGCAGGTCATGGGGTTGAGCTGGCGCGGCCAGCTGGGGCTACCGGACGGCGGCCTGCTGGACAGCCCCGCCGAAGCCCGCGCCCTGGCTGAGGTTCTGCGCGCGGTGCGGCCCCGGGTTCTGGTAGTGCCTCACCACCGCGATCGGCATCCCGACCATTTCGGGGCCTATCACCTGGCCAAGCGGGCGGTGCATCTGGCCGGACTACGCAAGGCCGACGTGGCAGGCGCGCCGCACCGGGTCGGACGGGTACTGCTGTATCAGGGCAACGCCGACATTCAGGCCAGCGTGCTGATAGATGTCGAGGAGGTACTGCCAGTGTGGGAGGAGGCCATCCGGGCCCACAAAAGCCAGTTCTCGGGACAGGTCATCTCGGAAACCGTCACGCCGGAAGTGATCGAGCGGCGCCGCGCGCGCCTGATGTACTGGGGTACCCTGGCGCGGGTGCGCTACGCCGAGGCGTTTGAAAGCGATGACGCCCTGCTGGTGGACCCGACTACGCTGTAA
- a CDS encoding peroxiredoxin, giving the protein MSLLGQPAPDFTLPSSTGENITLGSYRGHKHVVLVFYPLDFSPVCSMQLPEYSGRQDDFADAGAVILGINRDSVHAHKAWAADYGIEVPLLADMKLDVARQYGVAIDERGISGRAVFLIDRDGVVRFEHVEAKPSEYTIRPEVVLGKINELQGSRVPT; this is encoded by the coding sequence ATGAGTTTGCTCGGTCAGCCTGCCCCGGACTTCACACTGCCTTCCTCGACGGGTGAGAACATCACGTTGGGCAGTTACCGTGGACACAAGCATGTGGTACTGGTGTTTTATCCCCTGGATTTCAGCCCGGTGTGCAGCATGCAGCTGCCGGAATATTCTGGCCGTCAGGACGATTTTGCCGATGCCGGCGCCGTCATTCTGGGCATTAACCGTGACAGCGTGCATGCCCACAAGGCCTGGGCTGCCGATTACGGCATTGAGGTGCCCCTGCTGGCCGACATGAAGCTGGACGTGGCCCGGCAATACGGTGTGGCTATCGACGAGCGCGGAATCAGTGGCCGGGCCGTCTTCCTGATCGACCGGGACGGTGTGGTCCGCTTTGAGCACGTGGAGGCTAAGCCCAGCGAATACACCATCCGCCCCGAAGTGGTGCTGGGCAAGATCAACGAACTCCAGGGCAGCCGGGTCCCGACCTGA
- a CDS encoding acyl-ACP desaturase — protein MADILPPDMLERSRTLPGLLSNAEKDRLIERGFLGLYRWYTARSQETRNWNPDRSFDWRQMNQNLPPDVITVIQGFFAVEQYAPDFTSHLVHLVRRSHGRSHFQLRWGSEEEKHADTWENAVLFSGQRSPQWIAEYKERLKSQTWELPFPDAIHNLVYTVFQERATQLNYLNMMKIAQGKSDKPHLRGVEDPVLARVSQIIAVDEAAHYNFFLEGVRMYLYYYPEATLNAIKNVIAQFSMPAANLVPDWEAFFETVYRAGVYGPREFQRDVMQVAFRNLGIESRKALEEGIRKTREVPDFDGGNFKTTAIWDTFDYGMVEGDVRRLHVKIQDYEKEIGFDQYDPTEFVENPEVPRREGAAADD, from the coding sequence ATGGCCGACATTCTGCCCCCCGACATGCTGGAGCGTTCCCGGACGTTGCCCGGCCTGCTGAGCAACGCCGAGAAAGACCGCCTGATCGAGCGAGGCTTCCTGGGCCTGTACCGCTGGTACACTGCCCGCAGCCAGGAAACCCGCAACTGGAACCCTGACCGCAGCTTCGACTGGCGCCAGATGAACCAGAACCTCCCGCCTGATGTCATCACGGTGATTCAGGGCTTTTTCGCCGTGGAGCAGTACGCCCCGGACTTCACCAGTCACCTGGTGCACCTGGTCCGGCGCAGCCACGGCCGCAGCCACTTCCAGCTCAGGTGGGGCAGCGAAGAGGAAAAGCACGCCGACACCTGGGAAAACGCCGTGCTGTTCAGTGGCCAGCGCAGCCCCCAGTGGATAGCCGAGTACAAGGAGCGCCTCAAGTCCCAGACCTGGGAACTGCCCTTCCCCGACGCCATCCACAATCTGGTCTACACCGTGTTTCAGGAACGCGCCACGCAGCTCAACTACCTGAACATGATGAAAATTGCGCAGGGCAAAAGTGACAAGCCGCATCTGCGCGGCGTGGAGGACCCGGTCCTGGCGCGGGTGTCCCAGATCATTGCGGTGGACGAGGCCGCGCACTACAACTTCTTCCTGGAAGGAGTGCGGATGTACCTTTACTACTACCCCGAGGCGACGCTGAATGCGATCAAGAATGTGATCGCGCAGTTCTCCATGCCGGCCGCGAATCTCGTGCCGGACTGGGAGGCGTTCTTCGAGACGGTCTACCGCGCTGGTGTCTATGGGCCCCGTGAATTCCAGCGCGACGTAATGCAGGTGGCCTTCCGCAATCTGGGCATCGAGAGCCGCAAGGCCCTGGAGGAAGGCATCCGCAAGACCCGCGAGGTCCCGGATTTCGACGGCGGCAATTTCAAGACCACCGCCATCTGGGACACCTTCGACTACGGCATGGTCGAGGGCGACGTGCGGCGCCTGCACGTCAAGATTCAGGACTACGAGAAGGAAATCGGCTTTGACCAGTACGATCCCACCGAGTTCGTGGAAAACCCGGAGGTGCCCCGCAGGGAGGGCGCCGCGGCTGACGACTGA
- a CDS encoding YkgJ family cysteine cluster protein has protein sequence MSWPQRFTAPPEFAPRSLVVAECTACGACCSAPDIHALQKPLGIPCTHLSPECLCAVYTARPAVCRNYQPDWVCGEVAPLPTLSARIRRFLEIYGLEDEFRATERASERAS, from the coding sequence ATGTCCTGGCCCCAGCGCTTTACCGCCCCGCCGGAGTTTGCCCCGCGCAGCCTGGTTGTGGCGGAATGCACCGCGTGCGGGGCCTGCTGCTCGGCGCCGGACATTCACGCCCTGCAAAAGCCGCTGGGTATCCCGTGTACTCACCTGAGTCCGGAGTGCCTGTGCGCCGTCTATACCGCGCGCCCGGCCGTGTGCCGCAACTACCAGCCCGACTGGGTGTGCGGAGAGGTGGCGCCGCTTCCGACCCTTTCGGCCCGGATACGGCGCTTTCTGGAAATCTACGGTCTAGAAGATGAGTTCCGGGCCACGGAGCGCGCTTCTGAAAGAGCAAGCTGA
- a CDS encoding pyridoxal phosphate-dependent aminotransferase, with translation MTSTPTPLPDTALPGVRPAVRAVPAYPFTPADVPIKLDQNENPYDFPAELKAEAVRRMLERPWNRYPDLHADTLRARVAAYEDWAAEGVVLTPGSNVLIKILTELAGINQTVLTVDPTFSVYTLEASLLGAKLVQVPLNEDFSLPVEGLKAALAANPPGVLYITQPHAPTGFVDGADAVQELVEAARGWVVVVDEAYHEYSDTDYRTLVRAHPNALSLRTFSKAWGLAGIRAGYALTSPALAQNLQKLVSAFTMNTLTQCALEVALEQPAYVRQRVQEGVRERVRVLDALQAHPTCQALPSQGNFFLLRTADPQVAYETLLSHGIVIRRQDNLPGLRGCLRIAIGTPAENDALIRAVQALH, from the coding sequence ATGACCTCCACGCCTACTCCTCTGCCGGACACGGCTCTGCCCGGCGTGCGCCCGGCTGTGCGCGCCGTACCCGCCTATCCGTTTACCCCAGCTGACGTGCCGATCAAGCTCGACCAGAACGAGAACCCGTACGACTTTCCGGCCGAGCTGAAGGCCGAGGCGGTGCGCCGCATGCTGGAGCGTCCCTGGAACCGGTATCCGGACCTGCACGCCGATACCCTGCGTGCCCGCGTGGCGGCCTACGAGGACTGGGCAGCCGAGGGCGTGGTGCTCACACCCGGCAGCAACGTGCTGATCAAGATCCTGACCGAGCTGGCGGGCATCAACCAGACGGTACTGACGGTCGATCCCACCTTCAGCGTCTATACCCTGGAAGCCTCCCTGCTGGGCGCCAAGCTGGTGCAGGTGCCGCTCAACGAGGACTTTTCGCTGCCTGTCGAAGGGCTTAAAGCTGCCCTGGCCGCGAACCCGCCCGGCGTGTTGTATATCACCCAGCCCCACGCGCCGACCGGATTTGTCGATGGCGCGGACGCTGTGCAGGAACTGGTCGAGGCCGCCCGCGGCTGGGTGGTGGTGGTGGACGAGGCCTACCACGAATACAGCGACACCGACTACCGCACCCTGGTCCGCGCGCATCCCAATGCCCTGAGTCTGCGCACCTTCAGCAAGGCCTGGGGGCTGGCGGGCATCCGCGCCGGCTACGCGCTGACCAGTCCTGCGCTGGCCCAGAACCTCCAGAAGCTGGTCTCCGCCTTCACCATGAACACCCTGACTCAGTGCGCCCTGGAAGTTGCCCTGGAGCAGCCCGCTTACGTGCGTCAGCGCGTGCAGGAAGGCGTGCGCGAGCGCGTGAGGGTCCTGGACGCCCTGCAGGCTCACCCCACCTGTCAGGCGCTGCCCAGCCAGGGCAACTTTTTCCTGCTGCGCACCGCGGACCCGCAAGTAGCTTACGAGACGCTGCTCTCGCATGGCATCGTGATCCGCCGTCAGGACAACCTGCCTGGACTGCGGGGCTGCCTGCGCATTGCCATCGGTACACCGGCCGAGAACGACGCCCTGATCAGGGCCGTGCAGGCCCTGCACTAG
- a CDS encoding TetR/AcrR family transcriptional regulator, whose amino-acid sequence MTDTSKPRREQILDSASRLFSERGYHATSMRDLAGELGMQGGSLYAHISGKEELLIEIVNQASSQFDTALFYLRDDPRPAADKLREAMHRHIRVVADNMDSATVFFHEWKHLSPEAYARVTSWRDTIDHFYRDLVTEGIAQGQFRADLDPKMTANLILSAVNWAYTWYRPGGQMTPRDVADQYADMLLGGLQAPQRGENP is encoded by the coding sequence ATGACTGACACCAGCAAACCCCGCCGCGAACAGATTCTCGATTCCGCCAGCCGCCTGTTTTCCGAGCGGGGCTATCACGCCACCAGCATGCGGGATCTGGCGGGCGAACTGGGCATGCAGGGGGGCAGCCTGTACGCGCACATCAGCGGCAAGGAAGAACTGCTGATCGAGATCGTCAATCAGGCCTCGTCGCAGTTTGACACGGCGCTGTTTTACCTGCGCGATGACCCCCGCCCGGCCGCTGACAAGCTGCGTGAGGCGATGCACCGTCACATCCGGGTGGTGGCCGACAACATGGACAGCGCCACCGTCTTTTTCCACGAGTGGAAGCACCTGTCGCCCGAGGCCTACGCCCGCGTGACCAGCTGGCGTGACACCATCGATCACTTCTACCGTGACCTGGTGACCGAGGGCATAGCACAGGGCCAGTTCCGCGCGGACCTGGACCCCAAGATGACCGCTAACCTGATCCTGTCGGCGGTGAACTGGGCCTACACCTGGTACCGTCCTGGCGGTCAGATGACGCCGCGCGATGTGGCCGACCAGTATGCCGATATGCTGCTGGGGGGCCTGCAGGCCCCCCAGCGCGGAGAAAACCCATGA